Proteins from one Pagrus major chromosome 1, Pma_NU_1.0 genomic window:
- the LOC140998009 gene encoding stonustoxin subunit beta-like: protein MINYVCELTVDTNTVNTDLKLSDNNRKVTSVEEEQPYPDHPERFDYWPQLLCRNGLTGRCYWEVEWRGEVHISVSYRGISRRGNSDDCLFGGNNQSWSLNCSDDGRYSVCHNKRETVLSSSSSSSSSSSSCSSSSSSSSSSVSNRAAVYVDCPAGTLSFYRVSSDTLIHLHTFNTTFTQTLYPGFRLWPGSSVSL from the exons atgataaact atgtctgtgaactcacagtggacacaaacacagtgaacacagacctcaaactgtctgacaacaacaggaaggtgacatctgtggaagaggagcagccatatcctgatcatccagagaggtttgattactggcctcagctgctgtgtagaaatggtctgactggtcgctgttactgggaggtcgagtggagaggagaggttcatatatcagtgagttacagaggaatcagcaggagaggaaacagtgatgactgtttgtttggagggaataatcagtcctggagtctgaacTGCTCTGATGATGGTCGTTACTCTGTCTGTCACAATAAGAGAGAAacagtcctctcctcctcctcctcctcctcctcctcctcctcctcctgctcctcctcctcctcctcctcctcctcctctgtctctaacagagcagcagtgtatgtggactgtcctgctggcactctgtccttctacagagtctcctctgacacactgatccacctccacaccttcaacaccacattcactcaaaCTCTTTATCCTGGGTTCAGATTATGGCctggttcctcagtgtctctgtag
- the LOC140997888 gene encoding NLR family CARD domain-containing protein 3-like, which translates to MFCHQLKSNLQKKFQCVFEGIAKAGNPTLLNQIYTELYITEGRTAEVNDEHEVTQIETASRKPDRPETTIRQEDIFKASPGRDEPIRRVMTKGVAGIGKTVLTQKFTLDWAEDKANQDIQFTFPFTFRELNVLKEKKFSLVELVHHFFTETKEICSFEEFQVVFIFDGLDECRLPLDFHNTEILTDATESTSVDVLLTNLIRGKLLPSAHLWITTRPAAANQIPPECVDMVTEMQLQMCGHDGCVSDGEEKIQLEETTLQWTEQSSSMFKPDRISPRVLKTCARSTLWSSPAPLQPEPPPSESASALENILPRSSAHKRTSCGTG; encoded by the exons atgt tttgtcatcaaCTCAAATCtaaccttcagaagaagttccagtgtgtgtttgaggggatcgctaaagcaggaaacccaacccttctgaatcagatctacacagagctctacatcacagagggaaggactgcagaggtcaatgatgaacatgaggtcacacagattgaaacagcatccaggaaaccagacagaccagaaacaacaatcagacaagaagacatctttaaagcctcacctggaagagacgaaccaatcagaagagtgatgacaaagggagtggctggcatcgggaaaacagtcttaacacagaagttcactctggactgggctgaagacaaagccaaccaggacatacagttcacatttccattcactttcagagagctgaatgttctgaaggagaaaaagttcagcttggtggagcttgttcatcacttcttcactgaaaccaaagaaatctgcagctttgaagagttccaggttgtgttcatctttgacggtctggatgagtgtcgacttcctctggacttccacaacactgagatcctgactgatgctacagagtccacctcagtggatgtgctgctgacaaacctcatcagggggaaactgcttccctctgctcacctctggataaccacacgtCCTGccgcagccaatcagatccctcccgagtgtgttgacatggtgacagag ATGCAGCTCCAGATGTGCGGACATGACGGCTGTGTCAGTGACGGTGAAGAGAAGATCCAGCTTGAAGAGACGACGTTACAG TGGACCGAGCAGAGCTCAAGCATGTTCAAACCGGACCGCATCAGCCCTCGCGTGCTGAAGACCTGTGCCAGGTCCACTCTGTGGAGTTCTCCAGCACCTCTTCAACCTGAGCCTCCACCTTCAGAGAGCGCCAGTGCTTTGGAAAACATCCTGCCTCGTTCCAGTGCCCATAAAAGGACGTCCTGTGGCACTGGGTGA